Within Quercus lobata isolate SW786 chromosome 5, ValleyOak3.0 Primary Assembly, whole genome shotgun sequence, the genomic segment CTTTGCCCCGATCCTTCTATGCTCTTCAAGAAGAGTGTTCCCTAAGGGAGGATACCTTCCTTAGATTCAAGGACAGGTTTCTGTTCCCCGAGGAGACTAGGGTTCGTCTTCCTAGGAGAGGTGAGAAATCCTGTGCTTTTGCCCACTAAAAGGTTTGTTTCTATGAAGCTACCTTATTGTGTGGCCTTAGATTTCCCATCCATCCATTCACAATGGAGCTTCTTCATTATCTCAATATAGCCCCAGGACAACTTATGCCAAATTCGTGGAGAATCGTCATAAGTTGCATGGTAATCTAGAAAATCATATCTAACGGTGATATGATCACATTAAACGAGTTCGTCCATCTTTACCGTCTAAAAGAGTCCAAGGAGTTTGGTTACTATGGGCTCGTGCCTTGGGATAAAAGATCTCAACTCATTGTCGATCTGCCTTCGTCCTTCTGTTATTGGAAGTCTAGGTACTTCTTTGTGTCGAGGTGACGGTTGGGAGACCTTTTCTAATGACTTTTGGGGGGATGTCCCTAGGTTGCTACATCGGTGGGAGACCCCTTAACTTAGTGCGTTTGCCttgcatttatttctttttggtttatCTTTTTACTTGAATCGTTCCTTTTGACcttgtgtgttttctttgttttttattttacagtCAGAGATCGTCCAGAGTTGGAGAGTAGGTTTGAAGAGCGTGTTCGTGCAGCTGTTAAGTACACAAGCACTATTGACGATTTTGACGATCTAGTGGATCCCCGGACCTTAGCTTGTCACTGCTTGGGACCAGAGCCTTCCCATTACATCCTTTGTGCTATTTTTCGCGAAGAAAAAAGTGAGTTTCTTTAGGACGAAAATAGATCGTCTATCTTTCCCCTTCCTTTCTccctttcctcttctttttctttctctcttcttaacTTCACCGttgtttctcttctcttttgcaGAAATGACCACTAAGTTTAATCAGGAATTTTATGCCCGAATCAAGGCAAAGAAAAATGAACCCCTCTCCAGCATCAGCCAGCATAGGTTGAGGGttgttgagaaagagaaagagaaagaggtgaCAGAAAAAAGGTTCGTCCACCCCTACCTTGAACGAGGGTCGGGTTGCTTCTCCGGCCCTATTTGTCGAGGAGATAACTCCTCATCATAAGAAGCGTTAAACGAGcaaaaaaggtaaagagaaggTGGGGCCAGCGTCTGGGCTGACGTTGAGACAGCCTTGGCTCGGGCAATTGAAATTGTTACTTCTGAGGAGCTAAAGGAAATCTTTGGCATTCCCTCTCACGAGATGGTGAATCACCATgtccacaagctcatccaagtAACTTTCCATTGTTTCCCTTCTCCcataattctttctttttttttttttttttttttggtaacactAAGTATATCAATTGCTCATGATGCAATTTTGGATGCTAGGTGTTGGGCGAGGCGATACACATCACTTCCCAGTACTTGGTGAGTGAAGAGAAGGTCATGATGGCCATTTCAAAGGTAGAGGCGTTGGAAGCTGAGGCCTCAGGTTTGAGAAAGGATTTAATTATGGCAATGGACAAAAACAACTCATccaaagaaaagataaaaacttTAACTGAATAGCTGAATGCTAAAAAGCAGTTGGTGAAGCAAAGAGACGAGCAATTGGCGGCGGCcaaccaaaaaatgaagaacGCCGTGGCCAAGGCCATCAATGCTTTTAACCTCATGGAGGAGCACAACGCCATCTTGTTTGGCTGCTGCAAATCACTTCTTAGCAATGCGTTTTTAGCTCTAAGTGCCCGAGCTATTCTTAGCCCCGTCAATATAGCCTCATACTCTGCTTCATTATTGATCACAGGGAATTTAAGTTGAACTTCATACTTCAAAATGTCCCCCTCCAGGGAAGCAATGATGAGGCCTGCTTCACCCCTCTTTTGCGTGGATGACCCATCCATATGTATCATCTAGAGTTCACCTTGGACATCTTCGTGTTTGGGGGAGGTGAATTCTGCTATGAAATCTGCCAGCGCCTGGGCTTTTATGGCCGTTCAGGGTCGATATTCTATATCAAACTTACTAAGCTCGATGGCCCACTGTACCATTCATCTAGCAGCCTCAGGTTTATTCATTACTTTCTTTATGGGCTAGTCCATCATTACTATAATCGGGTTAGCCTGAAAGTATGAACGAAGCTTTCTAAAGGCCACTATTAGGGCAAAGGTGATCTTTTATATCCGCAGGTATCAGGCTTTAGCTCCTTGGAAAGCCTAGTTGATGTAATACACTTGGAGTTGTATCTTATTCTCCTCATTGATTAAGGTTGCGCTAACTGCAGTCGTGGACACTGATAAGTAGAGGAACAAGTCTTCTCCCTCCTTGGACGGACTCAATAGTGGGGGGTTGCTCAAGAAACTCTTTAGCTCCTGCAATGATGCTTCACACTCGTCCGTCCAGAAAAAAGCTTGTTTCAAGGTCTTGAAGAAAGGAAGGCATTTATCTGTTGCTTTTGAGACGAACCTGTTGAGGGCTGCCACCCCTCCCATGAGAGATTGCATTTCACTGATCGTCTTCAGGGAGGACATGTCAATGATGGCTCTGACCTTTTCAAGATTTGTCTCTATTCCTCTTTGTGATACTATAAAGCCGAGGAATTTTCCAGATGAGACCCCAAAGGCACATTAGGACAGGTTCAACTTCATGCTATATTGTCTGAGTGTATTGAATGTCTCCTTAAGGTCATCTAGATGGTCCTCTTCCTTTTTACTCTTGTCGAGCATATCGTCCACATATTCTTccacattcctcccaatctatTTACTGAACATCTGGTTTACCAATCTTTGGTACGTGGCCCCTGCGTCCTTCAAACCGAAAGGCATGACCCTGTAGCAGTAGAGCCCCTAGCTGGTGATGAAGGCAGTCTTCTCTTGATCCTCTTCTGCTATTTGTATTTGGTTGTATCCAAAGAACGTATCCATAAAGATAAGAAGCTTATGTCCAGCCGTGGAGTCCACAAGCTGATCAATCCTGGGCAGAAGGAAGCTGTCCTTTGCACAGGCGTTATTCAAATCCGTAAAGTCGacgcacattctccatttcCCATTTGCCTTTTTGACCATGACGATATTGGCCAACCACTTTGGATAGTAAATTTCCCTGATGAAGTTAGCAGCGAGTAGCTTGTTCACCTCGTCCATGACTGCTTTGTTTAGTTCAGGAGTAAAAACTCTTCTTCTTTGCTGGACAGGCTTCTACTCAGGATCCACATTTAGGTGGTGTTGAATGATATTTACTAGTATTCCTAGCATATCTTCATGACTCTAGGCGAACACGTCTAGGTTATCCTTCAAGAAGCTGATAATTTCTTCCTTCGTTTGGAGGTTTAGACTCATCCCTACCTAGGTTGTCTTTGTAGGATCTCCTTCAACCAACTCTACCGTCTCCAGTTTCTTGGCAATTTCTGGTGTTTTTTCCTCAATCATCCATGTATGGTTTTTCATGGGATTGACAAGAACACGTTATAGTGAGGAGGTAAGCGTAATGACGAGGGTACCCCCTGACGACGAACAAACCATCAACAACGAGGAAAGGAAGGTCATTCAATGGTGCCAGCAAGTAACCTGGGCAATTACGAAACCAGCAAAGCAGGCCGTTGGAGACTAATAAAAGCCCCATAATTGGGCTTGAGGCGTTATGAAAGAAGAGTATTTACGCTCCAACGGCTAGCAGTCAAGCTCACAGATATAAAACTCTCACATTTGCAGATGAAGGTACGAGACTAAGATTCTGAAAAGATATTTCTTGCTTTTTAGTTCTGTGAACAGCTTGATTGTTCTAACTTTCGCATCGGAGACATTGTGGcaagcaccacaccggtgaccacctTACAAGAAGAGAACCAGGTGCTAACGGGGAGTTCCATCTACCTACTGAGACTGACGAGTTTGCAcctcatcagtttggcgccgtctgtggggagctTGATATTTTCAGATTCATATCTGAGAGCGTAGTTCCCATCAATCCTCTACATtcagatggaatccaacccaGACTCAGCAACCTTGGCCCAACAAGTCCAGGcccttgcagccaccattgaagaactcaccaaacagaaccaggaaatgaagctacGGCTTCAGCAAGTTCAATAGGCTCAACAAAAAGAGAACCGGTCCAAAGATAACTTGGAGGAAGAAGGGGATAGTCAACGGAGAGGAACCCCTCGTAGACCAACTACTCCGGACGAGCAAAACTCGGACCTCCTTCGAGAAATGAGGAAGGAAATGGACGAGCTGAGGAGcaccattaaagaaaaaatggacCGAAGCTTGGACAAAATAGTAAGAGCTACGGATTCACCCTTCACCGCCGCGGTACTAGAATGCCCTGTGCCTTCAAAATTTCGCTTACCTCAGCTTGAGCCTTTCGACGGGCTAAAAGACCCCCAGGATCACcttaatacctttaagacgaCTCTGGGACTTCAACAGCCACCTGACGAAATACTGTGCCGTTCCTTCCCGAcaactctcaaaggagctgcaagagaATGGTTTACTAAGTTGCCAAACTCGTCCATAGACAATTTCGATCAGCTGAGTAGTGCCTTCTTGCGCCACTTCATAGGGGGACAACGCCCAAGGAGGCCAATAGATTACTTACTCACCATAAGACAGGGAGAGAAGGAGACTCTGAGGTCATATGTCAAGCGATTCACCCGGGAAACTCTGGAAGTAaacgaagctgatgacaaggtaCAGCTGACAACCTTCAAAGTAGGGTTGAGATCCAGAGACCTCGTGGCCTCTCTTGCGAAAAACCCCCCGAAGACGATGGTGGAGATGCTCCTGAAGGCacaaaagtacatgaacgcggaaGATGCTCTAACTGCCATAAAAGACACCGAGAGGCCAGAAGACAAGGCCAAGAGGGAAGACGACCGtagggggcaaaagagagacagaCCAGAACGTCGGAACAATGACGGGAATAGGAGGAAGGATGATAAAAATCCTCGAACGGTAAAATTTACTCctttggttatgcctgttgacaagattttcacgtagatcaaggacgagcattatctcaaatggcccagGCCATTACACTCATCACCCAACGTACgtgacaagaacaagtattgcCGGTTCCATAGAGACCACGGCCACAACACAGAAGATTGCAGAGACCTGAAGGAGCAAATAAAGGAATTAATACGGAAAGGAAAGTTACAGAAGTAtgtaaagaaaggagaatatagcAAGTTCAGATACGACAATAGGACCTAGCGTGAATCCTTCACTCAGGACGACGACCATCCGTCCTAGCCTCCACGCAAGGTGATCAGGGAGATAAACACGATCACAGGAGGACCATTCTCAGGAGGATCATTTAGATCACTCAAAAAAGCATACCATAGACAGGTGAACAGCGTCCACACCATGCCTCCGTCCAAGCACCGACGAACATGCCAAGACATGTCCTTCAGTGAAGGAGACGCCAGGGGAGTAAAGCAGCCCCACAACGATCCCCTGGTCATAGTACTGaatatagaagggttcaataccAAAAGGATCCTTGTTGATAACGGGAGCTCAGTGGACATCATCTACTTCCCAACCTTCCAGCAGCTGAGATTAGATCCAAAAAGGCTTCGCCCTTTTGACTCTCCACTCGTCAGCTTCAATGGAGACAGGGTCTACCCCAGGGATATAGTGACACTGACGGTGACGGCTGGGACCTACCCATTGCAGTTAACCAAACAAGTAGACTTCCCGATGGTAGATTGCCCctcatcctacaatgtcatcattgaGAGGCCCACcctcaacaagtggaaggcgacgacgtcaacctactgtttgaaggtgaaattcccgACAGACAACGGCGTGGGTGAAGTAAAAGGTGATCAAGTCCTGGCAAGGGAATGCTATCAGGCCGTGCTGGCAGGAAAGGAGAACCACACGTGGacgattgaagaaaaagaggaagatgGGATGGAGACCTTGGAAAAAGTGGAATTGGTAGAAGGGAATGCAGACAAGACGACCAAGATAGGGACGACGCTAAGCCCCAAGATGAGAATGAGACTCATAAAGTTCCTTAAAGGGAAtctagatgtctttgcatggagtcacgaggacataCCGGGCATATctccagaagtcatccagcatagacttcaccgacctgaacaaagcatgcccaaaggacagcttcccTCTACCAAGGATAGACCAGCTCATGGACTCCACTACCGGACACAAGTTACTGacgttcatggacgccttctcagggtacaaccagataaagatggctgaagaagacTAGGAGAAGACAGCCTTCATCACAAGCCAAGGACTCtactgttacaaggtgatgccttttagGCTGAAAAATGCTGGGGCTACATATCAGAGAATGGTAAACAGGATGTTCAGTCAACAGATTGGCAGGAACATGGAGGTGtacgtggacgatatgctcgtcaagagtaaggAAAAGCTCACACATCTGGACGACTTGGAGGAAACTTTTGCAACCCTCAAAAAACACCAGATAAAGTTGAATCCAAGCaagtgtgtttttggggtagcctcggggaagttcttgggattcatggtgtcccaaagaggaatagaagcaaatccaGAGAAAGTACGAGCTATCATTGACATGGCCTCACCCAAAACCGTCAAGGATGTTCAAAAACTCACAGGAAGAATAGCAGCtttaaacaggttcgtctctagggccacagacaaatgcctgcccTTCTTTAAGACATTGAAGCAGGCTTTTACTTGGACTGACGAGTGCGAAGCGGCGTTCCAAGAGCTGAAGCAATACCTGAGCAGTCCGCCTCTCCTAAGCCTgtccaaagaaggagaaaaccTATACCTGTACCTAGCGGTGTCAGCCTCGGTAGTAAGTGCAGCTTTGATTAGAAAAGAGGGTAAGAAGCAATTCCCGGtttactacgtcagccaagcTTTCCAAGGGGCTGAGTCCAGATACCCAAGGATCGAAAAGATTGCGTTTGCACCAATAGTGGCTTCGCGCAAGCTCAGGCAATATTTCCAGTCAAATCCTATTCTAGTAATGATGGACCAACCAATCAAGAAGTTAATGAGCAAGCCAGAAGCAGCAGGGAGAATGGTCCAGTGGGCAATTGAACTTAGTCAATTTGACATCGAGTACCATCCAAGAACAACAATCAAGGCACAAGCTCTGGCGGACTTCATCGCAGAATTCACGTTCCCTGACGAAGACAGGATTACCGATGAAGCAGATAAACTAATAATACAGACtgatggttcgtcagcccaaAAGAAGGGGGGAGTAGGGGCCATCATAACCACCTCCGACGGAGAAGTGCTGAAATATGGGGTCCAGCTAAAGTTCCCAGCCACCAACAACGAAGCTGAATACGAAGGAATACTGACGGGACTGAGACTTG encodes:
- the LOC115990220 gene encoding uncharacterized protein LOC115990220 produces the protein MRKEMDELRSTIKEKMDRSLDKIVRATDSPFTAAVLECPVPSKFRLPQLEPFDGLKDPQDHLNTFKTTLGLQQPPDEILCRSFPTTLKGAAREWFTKLPNSSIDNFDQLSSAFLRHFIGGQRPRRPIDYLLTIRQGEKETLRSYVKRFTRETLEVNEADDKVQLTTFKVGLRSRDLVASLAKNPPKTMVEMLLKAQKYMNAEDALTAIKDTERPEDKAKREDDRRGQKRDRPERRNNDGNRRKDDKNPRTAEKCWGYISENGKQDVQSTDWQEHGGVRGRYARQE